The genomic region ATGCTGCACCCTTCCTTTGTTCTCTCAATGAACAATAATGGGACAGACAAGTTGTCATCTTGTTTACAGGGATTGCCTAAATGGAATTATGTAACTTGCTAGTTCCTTTCCTGGTATAGGCTACTGGAACACTAGAAGTTATAATGTGAATcttgttttagaaaaaaaaaatgtattgtagtTGGTCATTCCAAACATGTCATTCCTCTGGCCAGGGATAAAGTCTGACATTACAATCAACAACAGTCTTTTCCAAATGATTTGTTTTCTTACAGAAATTTCACACCAGTCTGATCCTGGAGCCTGCACCCACTTTGGGTAGTGATATACATATTTCTGTGCAGATATACAaaacacgcatgtgtgtgtgtataaaaaacGTAGTTTAATACAAGCTGTACCTAAATCTGTATCAAAACTTGGCGTCGCTTTACATTATTTACCACCCTTACTAGTAAAACAGTTGCAAACCTAGAAAAAGAATGTACAGACATCATTATCCATGGTTGGTTTTCAAGTTCCAAATGAATGACAGAGATGGGATCAGGAGAAGATATGCCTTTAAATATGTGCAGTCAacctaattattattattttttaaatattctagGAAATGCCATTCATTTCTGAATGTTAGCCTGTGCTGATGTTTGAACCTCGAGCCAGTTATGTACTTTAATACATAGATACCACACTTTATATTTGTTTAGTTGCACTTATCTGTCTTAGTCAGTACACAGCAGAATTTCTAGAAAGATGTGTACATGTCTTGCTCCTTAGACAAAGTGCAAGTTTGGGACAAAGTACAGGATCCAGTGTTTCATTTCATACTTTTGTACAATGCAGTTTATTTCAGGAACTGAAATATAAACACTATGCATATGCTACATACAGGATGAGGCataacaaaaatacaatacaaaaactCTTCTTTAGAACAAATTACAAAGTATAAAATTGAATTATACAACATTTACACAACATCCATCCCAATTTGATTGATTAAATAAGTGGAACATTTGTGTAGGCTCACAGTAGAACAACTCTAATCTCTGAGTTCCTTGTAAAACTAAAGGCGGCTGTACCTACAGCAATGGAAAAACAGAAGCTGACAAATTACTGCTAACATGAAGGAATTTGAAGGTACAGACCAAAGATAATTTCAAAAGAACCAAATTATATAAATAACAAGTGGAATTAATGAATTGCCTTGCTTGCAACGAGATGCAAGTGATACATCTCAAGCAAGAGTGAACGTCAAGTATTAGAATCATTGTGTCATTCAGTGTCAAATCTCTGATTCCTCTCCAATGCTGGCTATCGCCACAGCTGGGCCATTACTCGTGCCTTTCCTGCTGAAAGTCACCGTATTCACGGAATCGTTACAGTTCTGATCAGTTCTAGGATTGTCCGTCTTGTCTTGGGAGGCCGGCTGGTAGGCAGTACCGTTCTTGGTGGTCCTCCTTGCCTTCTGGAGCCGGGATCGGAGCCGTTGCCTGCTGAAGAACAGGGCGAACCCGATCACGGCTACCAGTGTCACGGTGAGCACTGCCACCGCCACCTGCAGTCCTGTAATCTTTCTGACCTGGGCATTGGGCAGAGGCTGATCTGGGGACAGTTCGCCGCTACCGCCTGCTGGTTTTTTTTTGGGCGCTGTGATCTGGCTGACAGGTGGTTCAGTGAAACTCACTTCCTGGTCTTGGTCACTCTGATCCCCCTGTCCTGTTGGAGGAGTCGTTGCTTGAGGGGGCAGTAGCTGATAGCTGGCCAATACCTGAGGGTACTCGTGGGCCCCCACGTGCTCGATGGCCTGGCAGGTGTAGTCCCCCATGTCGCTGGCAGAGGAGTTAAAGATGAGGAGGCCCTGGTTGTAGAGGAAGTGCTTCGGGGCAGTCGTCTGCAGTGGCTGCCCGTTGAAGTGCCAGTTCACCTGGGCCAGGTTTGAGTCCACCTGGCAGTCCAGACGGATGTTGTTCCCGGGGGCCACATATACAGCTGAGGCTGTCACAGGGGCTACGGACAGACATGCATAAGGTACAATTTCACTAGATGATTTTTACCTCAACATTagaccatacacaaacaccgcCCGATAAATTGGTGCGCTGATGTTATCGGCGGATATGAGCTCATTGCAGATAAATTGCAGATTGCAGATAAATGGTACAGCCATTGATCCTTCACCTAAACTACCAGTGTTGTCATTGCGTAGTTTGTCCACCAGAGGCCGCATGACAACACACCTGTTTCCTAGGCTACAAAGTTGTTGACCGCTGCACAGTACAGCAGAGTCTGATCTGTGTCTTCATTAGGTAGGGTGATCATTTTCATGTGAAGTGCATtaccttaataataataaatatcacCACAATGGTGTACTCTAAATTACTGCATAGTTTaagatttttgtttttctaagGGTGACAAATGTTGGTTGAAAAATGTTTTCATGTAGCTTGTATAGAATTAATTTGGACAAACTGGATAAGTGAATACATtaaaaagtagtcactgtggcaGTTGTGAGTTTATAACCTcaatcaacaaacaaaaaaacaatacctTTGTTGAGGCTTTGTTAAGGTGGTCAGAtactataacaacaacaacattatgTCCTATCTTAATCAGAACTCTGCAATCACCATAGTAAATGGTGGGGAAAATCTCATGGTATATGTTTCTGTTAAAATGAATACTGGCCGAAATATCATGATCAGATTTTTAAATCCTCAAATATTGAAAACGGTATTGGTCTTGAAAATTCTGTATCTGTTGGGCTCTAACTGAATACCTGCCTGGTATGAAGATTAACTGGTTGAACTCATACCAATCGTCTAATGTCAGGGTTCTAATGGTCATCGGAAGTGGAACCTACCAGACTGTGGACAGGAGGAAGCATCTCCCTCTTTCAGGCTTTGAAGCAAACTCCTAAAAATGAAAAGAAGCAAGTCATTTGCAACCTTTCTGTTAACAGACATACATAAGGGGTAAATTcatttaatataaaaaaataaattgaaCTGAACCATGTAGAGTTCAGTCTAGAGTCCAGCAGACAGAAGAGCAAACATGTCAGTCAGATGCCATGTAGTGCCCTCATGTGCGTGTCTTatggagacagagtgagggtgtatgggtctgtgtgtgcgcgtacttCGCCGTGTGTGTTCTAGAGAGGTGGAACGTGACCGCAGAGgggagcatgcatgtgtgattaaacacacagcagcacacatggAAGGGGTGGCAGTGGATTCTACAGAGTGGGAAGAGAGAATCTAGATGGAAATATAGAGAGagctgtgtttgagtgagaggagagagagcagggtacCCGTGGGGAGCCGTGTCTGGTGAGCGTGGCAGGGTGGAGCACAGGGCGGCCGTGAGGCTCCAGGCGCAGTAGGGGTCTCTGGCCAGCACACAGTCCTGGCAGGAGGCGTAGCGGCCACAGTCACTCAGCGGCATCTGCACAGCACCCGACTCTGTGCCCGCATACAGGTGGCCCTgaccacaacaaacacacacatgggcatttATCACATGACGCAAGGGGgacaaaacctccagacacaaaaacagtttcttccccctctccgtctcactactgaacaactaacccactgtagcatatatatttatatttatatatttatccctgcacttctcgcactctccacttcttctttgcactactgttgtgcaacatttcacagctactgtatatagccattccgccttgtacattcttttttaaactccttagtccattgcactgttgcactgtttgtttgtttgtattttattgtattgtgttgtatattttgtgtaagcacactgagagtcactttaccaagtcaaattccttgtttgtgcaaacttacttggccaataaaacctgattctgattctgattctgatgtcaTTTTCATACCCATGAGTCTCACATTACCCTCACCTTACTGTACCatgcatctaaaaaaaaaacacaagtctATGACCTATGTACTCAAAAGTAGTGCTTTCTTTGGAGACTTGGTGGACCCTGCGGTAGTCATACCACAATGTGATGTTTCAATCATAGTCTGAATgttgagataaaaaaagaagGCGCTTcactaaaagaaagaaagtacaGCCCTCTggtcacagacaaacagagctCACAGTCAAACTAAATGCGAACTGTTAACGCTAGAGATTGCGATCAATAGCGCAGACAGGCACTGGAAAATATTTGCCTAACTGACAGGTCAaggatgtatatgtgtgtgtgtgtgtgggtggtgggttcatgtgtgtatgacacAGTCATGCGTGAAGAGTGACGTTTGGAAATTTTCATGAACAGGGCTTTGAGTTGTtgaagtatgcatgtgtgtgcagggcttgCATGTGTGAAGTGTGATGACTGCTGCGGCGGTACTGCCAAAAGTCTTGCTTGCTGATGGTACCATTGTAAGAGGGGTGCTCTTACCGTACTCAAGGACAGACGTAGGATCTTGATGGCCTGTGGCGTCTCAAACGGCTGAACCTCCTCGATGATATGCATCTCCCCATCGTAGTTCACAGCCTTCTGAACAAAGCCACTCTCTGGGGGAGGAGAAGGTCAGGGTGTTTTCCAACTAGCTCACCAATCAGCAGACAAATGAAGGGTCATTTCAATTTAAATGACCCTTTACATTTTGATTCATCTCTAGATAGGATGGGTGCAAGTGGTCATAAGGAAAGCTCCCCCATTTCTGTCCGCAAATCCATTTCTTCCACAGCAAACAGAAGACATACCTCATTCTGCTTTTAAAAATGGGCTTCCTTCATCTTATACTGACTGGCAACTCTTAAATGTAGCTAGGCAGCGTCAGTGAGGCTTAACTAGAGCTCTTCTcaagacacaaatacacttaaagGGAAACCAGATTTTTACTAGGGCCGATCGAAATCGGTTCGGAATCGAGTTCGAACATTACCCATTTTGCAGTTACCAGTTTTAGCGTTCTAATGCAATACTGGACTGATCGTTTTTTGGCCctagcaaaaaaataaatccattTAAAACACTGTCTTGTCACCATACTTGAATGACATAATTACAAAGTTCTGGAATGCTGATTTGTTCATGGTGCTTGAGCACGTAAAGGTCACTGAACCTCATGATTAAACGGAAGCTCAGTCAGAGAAACGTACCAGTGCCTATGAACATAACAGGGTGCATTTGACCATCCAGCGCGGCTACATTGTCCACCACGATGCGGGTGAAGGCTGCCCCCCTCTTGAGCAGTAGAGGGGCCCCGGTCAGGGGCCGCACGGCATCATCCATTAGTGGCCGGTCCCGGATGAACTGCAGCGTCTTGTCCGGCAGGTCCAGTGAGCGGGTCATGCCCTGGCTCCTGGCTGCATCATTTATGCACTGAGGTAAAAGGTTAGCGCATGGTTAGAAAGAAGGAAGTGGGATTCCTCCAAATGCAGATTCTTGAGAAGGCTACACAACACTAGTCAATCTGTTTGGTCAATGGATGGGACTTCTCTGCAACTTGCTGTGTTACATCTGAAGCATATTTTCTCAAAAGGGATAAAGAAGATGACAAGGAACAAAAAGATGAAGATGGGATATCCTATTAAGGTGGTATGGGGGGTATGATtttgcttagggcaccaaaacaTCAAGATACTGAGAGGGATCTCACCAAGGAATTTATTGTCAAAATGATCACAAGCAAGATTACAACTGTGAAGTGAGACTGCCTGGCAGCCTCTGGGGCTCAGGGGGAATTACAGGGCACTCACAGCGCCTGGCCGAGGGGAGGGCACGTCTCCGCTGAACATCACCCACTTAATGTGGGACGTCTCCACAGACACCGGGGTCTTGTATTTGCCCATGGAGAACACGTCTCTAATGGCTGAGACGCTGTACGCACACACTGCGGACAGGTCAGACGAATCTCTGCATcaaagaaaacagaca from Clupea harengus chromosome 10, Ch_v2.0.2, whole genome shotgun sequence harbors:
- the si:ch211-129c21.1 gene encoding semaphorin-4E, yielding MPCLPLLALLCASLLIVAHGQSSAVTPIPRKSVFHKDFHGKLFQEDGVWNYTTMLLREDLGLLMLGAREAIFALNISDVSERKSAVYWRVPEDKQRECTYKGKNADIECRNYIRTLHQINSTSMYVCGTNAFSPTCDYLTFADGQLKLGDVHEEGKGKCPFDPFQRYSSLMVGNDLYSATSINFLGSEPVVLRSSQTTLRTEFKSSWLNEPSFVYMDMVPESEHSTDGDDDKVYLFFSENAVEYDFFNKLMVSRVARVCKEDMGGQRTLQRKWTSFLKARLDCSVPEPSLPYIVQDVFLLSGDNWESGIFYAVFTPQSDSSDLSAVCAYSVSAIRDVFSMGKYKTPVSVETSHIKWVMFSGDVPSPRPGACINDAARSQGMTRSLDLPDKTLQFIRDRPLMDDAVRPLTGAPLLLKRGAAFTRIVVDNVAALDGQMHPVMFIGTESGFVQKAVNYDGEMHIIEEVQPFETPQAIKILRLSLSTGHLYAGTESGAVQMPLSDCGRYASCQDCVLARDPYCAWSLTAALCSTLPRSPDTAPHGSLLQSLKEGDASSCPQSAPVTASAVYVAPGNNIRLDCQVDSNLAQVNWHFNGQPLQTTAPKHFLYNQGLLIFNSSASDMGDYTCQAIEHVGAHEYPQVLASYQLLPPQATTPPTGQGDQSDQDQEVSFTEPPVSQITAPKKKPAGGSGELSPDQPLPNAQVRKITGLQVAVAVLTVTLVAVIGFALFFSRQRLRSRLQKARRTTKNGTAYQPASQDKTDNPRTDQNCNDSVNTVTFSRKGTSNGPAVAIASIGEESEI